The following coding sequences are from one Cercospora beticola chromosome 4, complete sequence window:
- a CDS encoding uncharacterized protein (BUSCO:EOG09263OAE): MSPSLVEQLSHYVLDGLWQLGNCFSCFPSTPSLKINGRSFKILRLLGEGGFSYVYLVQSPGDPTLYALKKIRCPFGEESVSLALKEVEAYSLFTPHPNIIHAIDHAVETDRGGDAGSKTVYILLPYYRRGNLQDAINANLVNRAKFPERRLMILFLGVCRALKAMHQYRVGGAPGGKASRRKAKAVRQEGALADREAAEEVQRANQSRRRSQRDENDEDDEEDGQQEPLMEGEVMAAQEGVAEGEIRSYAHRDIKPGNIMIADTGTQPILMDLGSLAPSPTPITSRAMALQVQDQAAEHSTMPYRAPELFDVKTDTVIDTKVDIWSMGCTLYACLVGKSPFEARSEETGGSLSLCVLGGDWRFPDEGVAEAKRGKQRVSDVEDAKKKRADVISDPVKDVVRRCLAVEPADRPDVDELIAMVEGVISALPDDGDAALDIE; the protein is encoded by the coding sequence ATGTCTCCCTCTCTGGTCGAACAGCTATCGCATTACGTCCTCGACGGCCTCTGGCAACTCGGCAActgcttctcctgcttcCCCTCCACACCCTCCCTCAAAATCAATGGCCGCTCATTCAAGATCCTGCGCCTCCTCGGCGAAGGCGGTTTCAGCTACGTCTACCTCGTACAATCACCCGGCGACCCAACCCTCTACGCCCTCAAAAAAATCCGATGTCCCTTTGGCGAAGAATCCGTCTCGCTGGCATtgaaagaagtcgaagcgtATAGCTTATTCACGCCGCATCCGAATATTATCCATGCGATTGATCATGCGGTGGAAACGGATCGTGGAGGAGATGCGGGGAGTAAGACGGTTTATATTTTGTTGCCGTATTATCGGAGAGGGAATTTACAGGATGCGATTAATGCGAATTTGGTTAATCGCGCGAAGTTTCCCGAGAGGAGGTTGATGATACTGTTTTTGGGGGTTTGTAGGGCGTTGAAGGCTATGCATCAGTATCGCGTTGGAGGAGCGCCGGGTGGGAAGGCGAGTCGGAGGAAAGCGAAGGCTGTGAGGCAGGAGGGTGCGTTGGCGGATCgtgaggcggcggaggaggttcaGAGGGCGAATCAGAGTCGGAGGAGGAGTCAGAGGGATGagaatgatgaagatgatgaggaggatggacAACAGGAGCCGTTGATGGAGGGAGAGGTTATGGCGGCGCAGGAAGGAGTTGCTGAGGGGGAGATTCGAAGCTACGCGCATCGAGATATTAAGCCGGGGAATATCATGATTGCGGATACGGGGACGCAGCCGATTCTGATGGATTTGGGGTCGCTTGCCCCTTCACCGACGCCTATCACGAGCAGGGCGATGGCTTTGCAGGTTCAGGATCAGGCTGCGGAGCACAGCACGATGCCATATCGAGCGCCGGAACTGTTCGATGTGAAGACCGATACGGTGATTGATACGAAAGTGGACATCTGGAGTATGGGCTGCACGCTCTATGCTTGTCTGGTCGGCAAATCACCCTTTGAAGCAAGAAGTGAAGAGACGGGTGGCTCGCTATCACTCTGTGTCCTGGGCGGCGATTGGAGATTTCCAGACGAAGGCGTGGCCGAAGCCAAGCGTGGCAAGCAACGAGTATCGGACGTCGaagatgcgaagaagaagcgagcAGATGTCATTTCTGACCCCGTCAAGGACGTCGTTCGACGATGTCTTGCTGTCGAGCCAGCCGATCGACCAGATGTCGACGAGCTCATCGCCATGGTCGAAGGAGTTATCTCCGCGCTGCCAGACGACGGAGACGCGGCGTTGGACATTGAATAG